In Phycodurus eques isolate BA_2022a chromosome 10, UOR_Pequ_1.1, whole genome shotgun sequence, a genomic segment contains:
- the dnajc11b gene encoding dnaJ homolog subfamily C member 11 isoform X2 has protein sequence MAASLDDDVDFNNQDYYSLLNVRKEATLEELKASYRRLCMLYHPDKHRDPELKIQAEQLFNQVHQAFEVLSDPHARSIYDLFGKKGLEVEGWEVVERKRTPAEIREEYERLQREREERKLQQRTNPKGTISVGVDATDLFDRYDEDFEEMPGGGFPHLEINKMHISQSIEAPLTNSDTAVLSGSLSTHNGNGGGSINMTVRRVTSAKGWGELEFGAGDILGPLIGLKVFRNVTQRCFLTAQCGLQFSPRGLRPSCSLMTARHLDQNTMGYLQWRWGPTSAMTTSVVRDTKSSHFTLAVQLGVPHSYLMMSYQYKFQDEDQTKVKGSLKTGWFGTVLEYGAERKISRHSVLSATVSVGVPQGVTLKIKLARASQTYLFPVHLTDQLLPSALFYATVGPLLVYMAVRKLVIIPYTRAQKEEELELQRKSSATDIAKKKQEAESAVLLMQESVRRIIEAEESKMGLIILNAWYGKFVSDTSQKREKAKVIDVTVPLQCLVKDSKLILTESSKAGLPGFYDPCVGEQKGLKLLYQFRGVMHQVICADTEPLRIPKQSHRIESES, from the exons ATGGCCGCGTCCTTAGACGATGATGTTGACTTCAATAATCAGGATTACTACTCGCTGCTCAACGTGAGGAAGGAG GCTACTCTGGAGGAGCTGAAAGCATCGTATCGGAGACTTTGCATGCTCTACCATCCTGACAAACATCGCGACCCTGAGCTGAAAATACAGGCTGAGCAGCTTTTCAACCAGGTGCACCAAGCCTTTGAGG TGTTAAGTGATCCTCACGCTCGATCCATCTACGACCTCTTTGGGAAGAAAGGTTTAGAAGTAGAAGGTTGGGAG GTGGTGGAACGAAAAAGAACGCCGGCAGAAATTCGAGAGGAGTATGAACGTCTACAacgagaaagagaagagaggaaGTTGCAGCAAAGAACGAACCCCAAG GGCACCATAAGTGTGGGTGTGGATGCGACTGACCTCTTTGACCGTTACGATGAGGACTTTGAGGAGATGCCAGGGGGAGGTTTTCCTCACCTTGAGATCAACAAGATGCACATCTCCCAGTCCATCGAG GCTCCTTTGACGAACTCTGACACAGCAGTGCTTTCTGGCTCACTCTCAACACACAATGGCAATGGAGGGGGCAGCATTAACATGACTGTTCGGCGGGTTACATCTGCGAAAGGCTGGGGAGAG TTGGAGTTTGGTGCAGGAGACATACTGGGACCTCTTATTGGCTTGAAGGTGTTTCGTAATGTAACACAGCGATG TTTCTTGACAGCGCAGTGCGGCTTGCAGTTTTCCCCCCGTGGCTTACGCCCCAGCTGTTCTTTGATGACAGCACGCCACCTGGACCAGAACACGATGGGGTATCTGCAGTGGCGCTGGGGTCCCACCAGTGCGATGACCACAAGTGTGGTGCGGGACACGAAGAGCAGTCATTTCACTCTTGCTGTACAG CTGGGTGTTCCTCACTCCTACCTAATGATGAGCTACCAGTACAAGTTCCAAGATGAGGACCAGACCAAAGTCAAAGGTTCCCTCAA GACAGGCTGGTTCGGAACGGTGCTGGAATACGGAGCAGAGCGGAAAATCAGCCGCCACAGTGTCCTGTCAGCCACTGTCAGCGTCGGCGTCCCTCAGGGAGTCACACTGAAGATCAA GTTGGCACGTGCCAGTCAGACGTACCTGTTTCCAGTCCACCTGACAGACCAGCTGTTGCCCAGTGCTCTCTTCTATGCCACAGTGGGGCCGTTGCTGGTCTACATGGCCGTCCGCAAACTGGTCATCATCCCCTACACGCGAGCACAGAAAGAAGA AGAGCTGGAGCTGCAGAGGAAGAGCTCAGCCACGGACATTGCCAAGAAGAAGCAGGAGGCTGAATCGGCC GTTTTACTGATGCAGGAGTCTGTGAGGAGAATCATAGAGGCCGAAGAATCCAAGATGG GGCTGATCATCCTGAATGCCTGGTATGGAAAGTTTGTGTCCGACACCAGCCAGAAGCGGGAGAAAGCCAAAGTCATTGacgtcaccgtgccgctgcagTGCCTAGTCAAGGACTCCAAGCTCATCCTCACTGAGAGTTCCAAG GCGGGCTTGCCGGGCTTCTACGACCCCTGTGTGGGAGAACAGAAGGGCCTGAAATTGCTCTACCAGTTCAGAGGAGTAATGCACCAAGTCATCTGCGCAGACACCGAGCCACTCCGGATACCCAAACAAT CTCACAGGATTGAAAGTGAATCTTAG
- the dnajc11b gene encoding dnaJ homolog subfamily C member 11 isoform X3: MLYHPDKHRDPELKIQAEQLFNQVHQAFEVLSDPHARSIYDLFGKKGLEVEGWEVVERKRTPAEIREEYERLQREREERKLQQRTNPKGTISVGVDATDLFDRYDEDFEEMPGGGFPHLEINKMHISQSIEAPLTNSDTAVLSGSLSTHNGNGGGSINMTVRRVTSAKGWGELEFGAGDILGPLIGLKVFRNVTQRCFLTAQCGLQFSPRGLRPSCSLMTARHLDQNTMGYLQWRWGPTSAMTTSVVRDTKSSHFTLAVQLGVPHSYLMMSYQYKFQDEDQTKVKGSLKTGWFGTVLEYGAERKISRHSVLSATVSVGVPQGVTLKIKLARASQTYLFPVHLTDQLLPSALFYATVGPLLVYMAVRKLVIIPYTRAQKEEELELQRKSSATDIAKKKQEAESAVSLVNTLVPLSHKFIDHRYWGRLFPSCPKTFAPPILQVLLMQESVRRIIEAEESKMGLIILNAWYGKFVSDTSQKREKAKVIDVTVPLQCLVKDSKLILTESSKAGLPGFYDPCVGEQKGLKLLYQFRGVMHQVICADTEPLRIPKQSHRIESES; encoded by the exons ATGCTCTACCATCCTGACAAACATCGCGACCCTGAGCTGAAAATACAGGCTGAGCAGCTTTTCAACCAGGTGCACCAAGCCTTTGAGG TGTTAAGTGATCCTCACGCTCGATCCATCTACGACCTCTTTGGGAAGAAAGGTTTAGAAGTAGAAGGTTGGGAG GTGGTGGAACGAAAAAGAACGCCGGCAGAAATTCGAGAGGAGTATGAACGTCTACAacgagaaagagaagagaggaaGTTGCAGCAAAGAACGAACCCCAAG GGCACCATAAGTGTGGGTGTGGATGCGACTGACCTCTTTGACCGTTACGATGAGGACTTTGAGGAGATGCCAGGGGGAGGTTTTCCTCACCTTGAGATCAACAAGATGCACATCTCCCAGTCCATCGAG GCTCCTTTGACGAACTCTGACACAGCAGTGCTTTCTGGCTCACTCTCAACACACAATGGCAATGGAGGGGGCAGCATTAACATGACTGTTCGGCGGGTTACATCTGCGAAAGGCTGGGGAGAG TTGGAGTTTGGTGCAGGAGACATACTGGGACCTCTTATTGGCTTGAAGGTGTTTCGTAATGTAACACAGCGATG TTTCTTGACAGCGCAGTGCGGCTTGCAGTTTTCCCCCCGTGGCTTACGCCCCAGCTGTTCTTTGATGACAGCACGCCACCTGGACCAGAACACGATGGGGTATCTGCAGTGGCGCTGGGGTCCCACCAGTGCGATGACCACAAGTGTGGTGCGGGACACGAAGAGCAGTCATTTCACTCTTGCTGTACAG CTGGGTGTTCCTCACTCCTACCTAATGATGAGCTACCAGTACAAGTTCCAAGATGAGGACCAGACCAAAGTCAAAGGTTCCCTCAA GACAGGCTGGTTCGGAACGGTGCTGGAATACGGAGCAGAGCGGAAAATCAGCCGCCACAGTGTCCTGTCAGCCACTGTCAGCGTCGGCGTCCCTCAGGGAGTCACACTGAAGATCAA GTTGGCACGTGCCAGTCAGACGTACCTGTTTCCAGTCCACCTGACAGACCAGCTGTTGCCCAGTGCTCTCTTCTATGCCACAGTGGGGCCGTTGCTGGTCTACATGGCCGTCCGCAAACTGGTCATCATCCCCTACACGCGAGCACAGAAAGAAGA AGAGCTGGAGCTGCAGAGGAAGAGCTCAGCCACGGACATTGCCAAGAAGAAGCAGGAGGCTGAATCGGCCGTGAGTCTTGTAAACACACTTGTTCCACTTTCACACAAATTCATTGATCATCGCTACTGGGGCCGGTTATTCCCATCTTGCCCCAAAACTTTTGCCCCTCCTATTCTTCAGGTTTTACTGATGCAGGAGTCTGTGAGGAGAATCATAGAGGCCGAAGAATCCAAGATGG GGCTGATCATCCTGAATGCCTGGTATGGAAAGTTTGTGTCCGACACCAGCCAGAAGCGGGAGAAAGCCAAAGTCATTGacgtcaccgtgccgctgcagTGCCTAGTCAAGGACTCCAAGCTCATCCTCACTGAGAGTTCCAAG GCGGGCTTGCCGGGCTTCTACGACCCCTGTGTGGGAGAACAGAAGGGCCTGAAATTGCTCTACCAGTTCAGAGGAGTAATGCACCAAGTCATCTGCGCAGACACCGAGCCACTCCGGATACCCAAACAAT CTCACAGGATTGAAAGTGAATCTTAG
- the dnajc11b gene encoding dnaJ homolog subfamily C member 11 isoform X1, which translates to MAASLDDDVDFNNQDYYSLLNVRKEATLEELKASYRRLCMLYHPDKHRDPELKIQAEQLFNQVHQAFEVLSDPHARSIYDLFGKKGLEVEGWEVVERKRTPAEIREEYERLQREREERKLQQRTNPKGTISVGVDATDLFDRYDEDFEEMPGGGFPHLEINKMHISQSIEAPLTNSDTAVLSGSLSTHNGNGGGSINMTVRRVTSAKGWGELEFGAGDILGPLIGLKVFRNVTQRCFLTAQCGLQFSPRGLRPSCSLMTARHLDQNTMGYLQWRWGPTSAMTTSVVRDTKSSHFTLAVQLGVPHSYLMMSYQYKFQDEDQTKVKGSLKTGWFGTVLEYGAERKISRHSVLSATVSVGVPQGVTLKIKLARASQTYLFPVHLTDQLLPSALFYATVGPLLVYMAVRKLVIIPYTRAQKEEELELQRKSSATDIAKKKQEAESAVSLVNTLVPLSHKFIDHRYWGRLFPSCPKTFAPPILQVLLMQESVRRIIEAEESKMGLIILNAWYGKFVSDTSQKREKAKVIDVTVPLQCLVKDSKLILTESSKAGLPGFYDPCVGEQKGLKLLYQFRGVMHQVICADTEPLRIPKQSHRIESES; encoded by the exons ATGGCCGCGTCCTTAGACGATGATGTTGACTTCAATAATCAGGATTACTACTCGCTGCTCAACGTGAGGAAGGAG GCTACTCTGGAGGAGCTGAAAGCATCGTATCGGAGACTTTGCATGCTCTACCATCCTGACAAACATCGCGACCCTGAGCTGAAAATACAGGCTGAGCAGCTTTTCAACCAGGTGCACCAAGCCTTTGAGG TGTTAAGTGATCCTCACGCTCGATCCATCTACGACCTCTTTGGGAAGAAAGGTTTAGAAGTAGAAGGTTGGGAG GTGGTGGAACGAAAAAGAACGCCGGCAGAAATTCGAGAGGAGTATGAACGTCTACAacgagaaagagaagagaggaaGTTGCAGCAAAGAACGAACCCCAAG GGCACCATAAGTGTGGGTGTGGATGCGACTGACCTCTTTGACCGTTACGATGAGGACTTTGAGGAGATGCCAGGGGGAGGTTTTCCTCACCTTGAGATCAACAAGATGCACATCTCCCAGTCCATCGAG GCTCCTTTGACGAACTCTGACACAGCAGTGCTTTCTGGCTCACTCTCAACACACAATGGCAATGGAGGGGGCAGCATTAACATGACTGTTCGGCGGGTTACATCTGCGAAAGGCTGGGGAGAG TTGGAGTTTGGTGCAGGAGACATACTGGGACCTCTTATTGGCTTGAAGGTGTTTCGTAATGTAACACAGCGATG TTTCTTGACAGCGCAGTGCGGCTTGCAGTTTTCCCCCCGTGGCTTACGCCCCAGCTGTTCTTTGATGACAGCACGCCACCTGGACCAGAACACGATGGGGTATCTGCAGTGGCGCTGGGGTCCCACCAGTGCGATGACCACAAGTGTGGTGCGGGACACGAAGAGCAGTCATTTCACTCTTGCTGTACAG CTGGGTGTTCCTCACTCCTACCTAATGATGAGCTACCAGTACAAGTTCCAAGATGAGGACCAGACCAAAGTCAAAGGTTCCCTCAA GACAGGCTGGTTCGGAACGGTGCTGGAATACGGAGCAGAGCGGAAAATCAGCCGCCACAGTGTCCTGTCAGCCACTGTCAGCGTCGGCGTCCCTCAGGGAGTCACACTGAAGATCAA GTTGGCACGTGCCAGTCAGACGTACCTGTTTCCAGTCCACCTGACAGACCAGCTGTTGCCCAGTGCTCTCTTCTATGCCACAGTGGGGCCGTTGCTGGTCTACATGGCCGTCCGCAAACTGGTCATCATCCCCTACACGCGAGCACAGAAAGAAGA AGAGCTGGAGCTGCAGAGGAAGAGCTCAGCCACGGACATTGCCAAGAAGAAGCAGGAGGCTGAATCGGCCGTGAGTCTTGTAAACACACTTGTTCCACTTTCACACAAATTCATTGATCATCGCTACTGGGGCCGGTTATTCCCATCTTGCCCCAAAACTTTTGCCCCTCCTATTCTTCAGGTTTTACTGATGCAGGAGTCTGTGAGGAGAATCATAGAGGCCGAAGAATCCAAGATGG GGCTGATCATCCTGAATGCCTGGTATGGAAAGTTTGTGTCCGACACCAGCCAGAAGCGGGAGAAAGCCAAAGTCATTGacgtcaccgtgccgctgcagTGCCTAGTCAAGGACTCCAAGCTCATCCTCACTGAGAGTTCCAAG GCGGGCTTGCCGGGCTTCTACGACCCCTGTGTGGGAGAACAGAAGGGCCTGAAATTGCTCTACCAGTTCAGAGGAGTAATGCACCAAGTCATCTGCGCAGACACCGAGCCACTCCGGATACCCAAACAAT CTCACAGGATTGAAAGTGAATCTTAG